In Rhodothermales bacterium, a single window of DNA contains:
- a CDS encoding site-specific integrase, with protein MATITPVLWTYRSNKDGQHAIRIRIEAGGQTGYHGTGIHVSETHWHIERKTVRAKHPHSSDINSIIEQHVFAHKSAAYELEAEGVFVTPALIKERVTQGRPTRDADFIQLCRSRIAQLTDMNKVHSAKRYDSILRKFVRFLGKNVLPISELSPALLRRFEAHLVKELGNKNSTVSSNLRALKAMYSIAERDGHTKDHLNPFAHIKISDKVAEKRFLTPDELRAMLSAGGQTEFQDLAIAAFAFSFYCGGVRFGDLCRLTSDNIISDPDLGMMLSFKVSKTGANKRVPIPDPARVRLPRIDGQIRDGFLFPFLDGYDLSTSVLEMKATGSRNSSVNRALKVVAEQKGVHATVTFHMARHSFADLARRRNIPVYNISKMLGHSNVSVTERYLQPWDIEAVREIANMFPGRRIQNVAPAPGRGKRGEPSTP; from the coding sequence ATGGCAACGATTACCCCTGTATTGTGGACGTATCGCTCGAACAAGGACGGTCAGCATGCGATTCGCATTCGAATAGAAGCTGGCGGCCAGACCGGCTACCATGGAACCGGCATACACGTATCCGAAACACACTGGCACATTGAGAGGAAAACGGTGCGCGCAAAACACCCTCATTCTTCCGATATCAATTCCATCATCGAACAGCACGTATTCGCCCACAAATCAGCGGCATATGAGCTGGAAGCAGAAGGTGTCTTTGTGACACCGGCGCTGATCAAGGAACGTGTGACGCAAGGAAGACCTACTCGAGATGCTGACTTCATCCAGTTGTGTCGAAGCCGTATTGCCCAACTGACGGACATGAACAAAGTCCATTCGGCCAAGAGATATGATTCGATACTCCGCAAATTCGTTCGCTTTTTAGGCAAAAACGTCCTACCCATCTCAGAGCTCTCTCCTGCCCTTCTGCGCCGCTTCGAGGCGCACCTGGTAAAGGAGCTAGGAAATAAGAACTCGACCGTCTCGAGCAACCTGAGAGCCCTTAAGGCCATGTACTCGATAGCTGAGCGAGATGGACACACAAAAGATCATCTTAACCCCTTCGCTCATATCAAAATCAGTGACAAGGTCGCTGAGAAACGCTTTCTAACCCCTGATGAGCTCAGGGCAATGTTGTCAGCCGGCGGCCAAACCGAATTTCAGGACCTGGCAATAGCTGCATTCGCATTTTCGTTCTACTGTGGCGGTGTAAGGTTCGGCGATCTATGTAGGCTTACTTCAGACAATATCATTTCTGACCCTGATCTGGGCATGATGCTCTCATTCAAGGTGTCGAAGACTGGGGCCAATAAAAGGGTACCTATTCCGGATCCAGCCAGAGTGAGACTTCCCCGGATTGATGGCCAGATACGAGATGGTTTTCTGTTTCCATTCCTTGACGGATATGACCTGTCGACGTCTGTCTTGGAAATGAAGGCGACCGGATCACGCAACTCCTCGGTGAACCGTGCACTGAAAGTCGTTGCCGAGCAGAAAGGTGTCCATGCAACTGTAACCTTCCACATGGCTCGACATAGCTTTGCAGACCTAGCCCGCCGCCGCAACATCCCGGTGTACAACATTTCGAAAATGCTCGGGCACAGTAACGTCAGTGTCACAGAGCGTTACCTGCAGCCCTGGGATATCGAAGCAGTAAGAGAGATTGCAAACATGTTTCCGGGCCGAAGGATACAAAATGTTGCGCCCGCGCCCGGTAGAGGGAAGCGCGGAGAGCCATCCACGCCCTAG
- a CDS encoding GreA/GreB family elongation factor, with protein MSRAFTNEDADVGEVMIPPRAPLPPGAINYVTPFGRQLLEDEQAALDAEKAALSSGDKQNHDRIRQLTIINGKLRLLGERLSSARVIEPATQPTEEVRFGARVRVAFLDGPMEGKEQDIRIVGVDESGHTPERIAFTAPIARALTGARVGHTVKLAPEHGNRSFRIVGISYDDA; from the coding sequence ATGAGCCGTGCATTTACCAATGAAGACGCCGACGTCGGGGAGGTCATGATCCCTCCGCGGGCTCCTCTCCCGCCCGGGGCCATCAACTACGTCACACCGTTCGGCCGGCAACTCCTGGAGGACGAGCAGGCGGCACTGGACGCGGAGAAAGCGGCCTTGTCCAGCGGCGACAAGCAGAACCATGACCGGATCCGTCAACTCACGATCATCAACGGAAAGCTCCGTTTGCTGGGTGAGCGCCTGTCCAGCGCCCGCGTGATTGAACCCGCCACCCAACCGACCGAAGAAGTCCGCTTCGGAGCCCGCGTCCGTGTGGCATTCCTGGACGGGCCCATGGAAGGCAAGGAGCAGGACATCCGGATTGTGGGTGTCGACGAGTCCGGACACACTCCGGAACGCATTGCATTCACGGCCCCGATTGCCAGAGCCTTGACGGGTGCCCGGGTCGGCCATACCGTGAAGTTGGCCCCGGAACACGGGAATCGTTCCTTCCGGATCGTGGGGATTTCGTACGACGACGCGTGA
- a CDS encoding ABC transporter permease encodes MMIPRGRRRTDSLVLILLFSIGLACAGLLLNHVRWELSFDDYLGESVYRVVLDGKIGGQSLEGPMSPAPMARLLEEKAAAVKSATRVVSPPTDVTVSVGEEKFFGDDFFYVDPSFIHLLSISTLEGDAVQSLETPGFLVLTEETAQKYFGTSDAVGKSLQFGGFATYEVGAVIRTPPRESNLLFDGLLPSVEVPFASQNNWVANNVITYVTLEQSGVTADISGIVDDINAIVSPELALAVETAYGLSFADFSKDNYFRYSLQSVSDIRTGPQYDRDYASKVDSDILFTLGAVGFAVLLMSLLVSCLFAFGSTQRRRMELFIRKLCGANPFAEFLSIYVPLLGVFVVSAGIAALMVVISFSTLRDLFQLEYGVRQVLSASNAAAVLFYCIIATILAASYSYSGVKSISPIDYLMARRPRLRMPLMRRGLVFVLYFLTSAVVVLSVIVMSQSLFVDHHDWGLETEKTFVVSNTAPLRDQIEGFTESLRADDHVAAASVVSAIPGRFNSSIEYSYENAETTSKHRLRVAFVDIDYFEALGLDIIGGRIDDASISNEKSAIVVNESAVRLLDEAGSVIGNRLIGLSPLTNEQSKSYEIVATIGDFHVEPLTEEIPPVALVIVRGYAFSDVLLRMNRDASQAEVEAMVRSIAQRYGNASTVTTHPLSDVISDSTADSTRIISMLLAFSLLAMLYGVVAQFAVLATDVRSRDRELSIRWILGATREGLLLEAVRVDIAIFSVATVLGLIPGVYLGKEWLSQYAYQHAEMISSIATSMVVGTAMVGVVSLFVFIQIGHQSIVQVLNDH; translated from the coding sequence ATGATGATCCCAAGAGGACGCCGCCGTACCGACAGCTTGGTCTTGATTCTGTTATTCTCGATTGGCCTGGCATGTGCAGGCCTCCTTCTGAATCACGTCCGGTGGGAATTGTCATTTGACGATTATTTGGGAGAGTCTGTATATCGGGTTGTACTGGACGGCAAAATTGGCGGCCAATCCCTTGAGGGCCCGATGTCGCCTGCGCCAATGGCGCGTCTGCTCGAAGAAAAGGCTGCTGCTGTCAAATCAGCAACACGAGTGGTATCTCCGCCAACAGACGTAACAGTGTCGGTTGGCGAGGAGAAGTTCTTCGGTGATGATTTCTTCTACGTGGATCCGTCTTTCATCCACCTGTTGAGCATTTCAACGCTGGAAGGCGACGCCGTCCAGAGCCTGGAAACGCCGGGCTTCCTTGTGCTTACCGAAGAAACAGCACAGAAATATTTCGGGACATCCGATGCGGTCGGCAAATCGCTACAGTTTGGAGGTTTCGCCACGTACGAAGTGGGAGCCGTCATTCGAACGCCGCCACGCGAGTCCAACCTTTTGTTCGACGGTCTGCTACCGTCCGTTGAAGTCCCATTTGCGAGTCAGAACAACTGGGTCGCAAACAACGTGATTACATACGTGACGTTGGAACAGTCCGGCGTCACTGCTGACATATCGGGTATCGTCGATGACATCAACGCCATCGTATCCCCCGAGCTTGCGCTCGCCGTAGAAACAGCATATGGCCTCTCGTTTGCCGATTTTTCGAAAGACAACTATTTCCGTTACTCGCTTCAATCGGTAAGCGACATCCGTACTGGGCCTCAATACGATCGCGATTATGCCAGCAAGGTAGATTCTGACATTTTGTTTACCCTCGGCGCTGTAGGGTTCGCTGTTCTTCTGATGAGCCTCCTCGTTTCATGCTTGTTCGCGTTTGGAAGTACCCAGCGAAGACGAATGGAGCTGTTCATCAGAAAATTATGCGGAGCGAATCCGTTTGCCGAATTTCTTTCTATCTACGTCCCGTTGTTGGGCGTTTTTGTGGTATCCGCAGGTATTGCAGCCCTCATGGTCGTGATTTCATTCTCGACACTCCGAGATCTGTTTCAACTTGAGTATGGAGTGCGTCAGGTGCTATCAGCGAGTAACGCGGCTGCTGTGCTCTTTTACTGCATTATTGCCACCATCCTTGCAGCTTCCTATTCGTATTCAGGAGTCAAATCGATCTCTCCCATTGACTACCTGATGGCAAGACGTCCACGCCTTCGTATGCCCTTGATGCGGAGAGGTCTTGTTTTTGTTTTGTATTTCCTTACGTCCGCTGTAGTCGTCCTATCTGTCATCGTGATGTCACAATCTCTGTTCGTTGATCACCATGACTGGGGGTTGGAGACCGAAAAGACGTTTGTCGTCAGTAATACGGCTCCGCTTCGCGACCAGATTGAAGGCTTCACCGAGAGCTTACGGGCTGACGATCATGTCGCTGCTGCCAGCGTGGTCTCGGCCATTCCCGGTCGGTTCAATTCCAGTATCGAATATTCCTATGAAAACGCTGAAACGACCTCGAAGCATCGCCTACGCGTTGCATTCGTTGATATCGATTACTTCGAAGCGTTGGGACTCGACATTATCGGAGGACGCATTGACGACGCCTCGATAAGCAACGAGAAAAGTGCGATCGTTGTAAATGAGTCGGCGGTTCGCCTACTTGACGAAGCAGGAAGCGTGATTGGCAATCGTCTGATTGGACTATCTCCGCTGACAAATGAGCAATCGAAGTCGTATGAAATTGTGGCAACGATTGGAGACTTTCATGTCGAACCCCTCACCGAAGAAATTCCCCCAGTGGCTTTGGTTATCGTTCGTGGGTATGCGTTCAGTGATGTGCTCCTCCGCATGAACAGAGATGCCTCGCAAGCCGAAGTGGAAGCGATGGTCCGGTCGATCGCACAACGTTACGGTAACGCGTCCACTGTCACGACCCATCCTCTATCGGATGTCATATCCGATAGCACAGCCGATTCAACCAGAATCATCTCAATGCTCCTCGCATTTTCCCTTTTGGCGATGCTTTACGGTGTTGTCGCCCAGTTTGCGGTGCTGGCGACAGATGTGCGTTCGAGAGACAGAGAACTATCCATCCGATGGATTCTGGGAGCCACGCGAGAGGGTCTGTTGCTGGAAGCAGTTCGAGTGGATATAGCCATTTTCTCCGTGGCCACGGTCCTGGGTCTCATTCCTGGCGTCTATCTCGGCAAGGAATGGCTGTCCCAATACGCTTACCAACACGCCGAAATGATATCCAGTATTGCCACATCGATGGTGGTAGGGACGGCAATGGTAGGTGTTGTGTCACTTTTTGTGTTCATTCAGATCGGGCACCAGTCGATCGTTCAGGTGCTTAACGACCATTGA